In the Populus trichocarpa isolate Nisqually-1 chromosome 1, P.trichocarpa_v4.1, whole genome shotgun sequence genome, aatatttgtttttttattttatatgtaaaaatttatctcataataattttaatcaaatatctatgttttttaatttatttttttaaaaccgcaactaaatgtggtttttttaaactatatttttaaaattattgctgcaaaaattatcacaataccaaacacacacttcaTCAAAGCACCTGTTAAACGTTTATAGTTATTGTCAAATTGAGGTAAATACATGTATAGTTGTAATACTAGTTTGCATGTCTATGCTACGTCATGAGAATCATaattttgaaagtaaaaaaaacaatattcatgcTCGGGAAATTATTTGGCATCATTAATAAactcaaatatataatatttttttaaaaaaataatttcatcatgataatttttcattgcaaaataaagttaatatatgggttcaataaaataaattgagaattatatgcgattataaataataataaatttattagtcTAAACCAAAGATTGAGTAAAGTAAAGATATAGATACATGTATCTAGTCGCAAGtagcttttcaaaaaaaaaatctaattatagaacaatggttttcttttttaatgtgagccattttaaataataagaaaatatatatttattgagtctaaaatcatttttcttgttaaagTATCTCTTGTCTAACACAATTGTGTTTTAAACTTAaatcattttcatataaaaagaaacatattttatgattgttgaagtattttatagaaaaaaaaatacaattcaaattgaattttcatgaataatttattatcattattgttatttttatattccatatgtaatagaaaataaattattaaaattcaaataaaaaactataatatttatttaagaaccGTGTAAAAAATTGAAGAGTACGTAAATCATTATagtagttttttatttcaatgaaaaaaaaacaaaaagaaaaggatatgaAAGGGCTGGGCACAACGCATGCCCCCCTAATAGCAAGCGAGGTGAGCATGGGCCTGGAGGTGGGGCCCACAtgtctcatttgttttttttattaaaaaaacaaataatacgtcatttatttttatttttttttagaaaaaatgaaCAACTCATCGTCTGTTGAGGCGGACAACGTGTTGTTTTCTTGCCTAATTTTCGACAGCCCAATGAGCCGAAAACCGGGCAAAAACTCTCCTTTAGTTTTTTGGAATAAACAACTTcttttcaaccaatttttatcctaaaaaacatatgaaaaataacatacaCAACTCCATAGACCTATTTGTGCCCTTACAGAAGCtaaacaaaatgttaaaatattttttttttacaaatgttATCTCTACATatctattaaaaaagttaaaactagCAAAGTGggaccaacaaaaaaataaaccaattaaacatagctatgaaaaaaaaataacacgaaaattattaaaaaaaatagaacactTATTTATTTCGCTCTAATACAATTGgtttttcaaatagtttttttcattggaatatatataataaaaaaatatttatataatttaaaatagtattttatcaatttaccaTTTTAAAATAGCATCTCGCATGGGATGCTCTTAACATTTATTATCTATCTTGATTTTCTTTGCATAGCAAAGACAAGCAACCCCATTCATTCAATACCCCATATTTCGGCTGTATCCTCTTTGGCGGTTCTAACAAGTACATAGTGAATAACAAGGTATGAATGCGAGGTTAATGAATAAATTTAAGAGAgacaaaatcaattataatctGGCCCTGAGAGTACTGGATCCCAGATTATTTTCGAATATGTTGTGGTCAAaagcaatgaagaaaatcaagagagaTAAAATTAGAAGAGTAGGATCAATGCTTGTTCGAAAAAATCCAATGTAGAAAACAGCTAGGCCCCTCAGGATGGTGGTAAAAATACCTCAGGAGATGGCATCCAAAGTCCAAAGATTCCCTTGAATCTTCATATTTACTTTCACAGAATCCAATTTATTGGGCATTACATGACGTGCAGCACAATGAATCTTATCTCCATCTGGGCCAATTCGTTCTTGCCAAACTCTCAAAACCCAGATCAAGAACAGTCTAGTTCTGCACTTATTTGGACTCCTACCTCCAAATATATTCGCATTGGGCTTCACAATCGTTGCCCAGTCCATCTTAGCACCGCCCCCCTCCCCTTCCTGCCTCCCAGTCCAAAGAACCATCAACTGCAAGGTCTGCAAACTTGAGATCTCTGTCTCCCTCACTTCTTCACGTCCGAACATCTCAAACACGGAAACTGAAAAACCCTCAGTAAACCCCTACAATGCCCCTTCCTTCCCTCAATCTCAAATCTTAAAAGCATAGCAAATGGTAGGCCCACCAAGACACTTACTTCTTCCCATCATTCTCACCTCCATTGGTGCCGTCATCCTGTTCTCCCTCCACCAATCCACTCACCCCATCCCTAACCCTGATTTCATCCCAATCAACACCTTAATCAAGACCCCAAATCCCCAATTCACTCCTCAAGATTTCACGTTCCTAATCAAAGTTCTTGCCTTCAACCGCCTAGACTCACTCTCCAGGTGCCTTAACTCCCTCTCCGCCGCCAACTACGGCGGAGACACTGTCCATCTCCACATCCACATTGACCACTTTGCTCTCACCAATGAACCCATCAACGTTATAGATAAAAAACTTGAGGAATCGCGAAAAGTTTTGAACTTTATTGATGGGTTTGATTGGAAATTTGGAAACAAAGTGGTGCATTATAGGACTAATAATGTTGGGTTGCAAGCTCAATGGCTAGAAGCTTGGTGGCCAAGTTCAGATCATGAATTTGCGTTTATTGTGGAGGATGATTTGGAAGTTTCGCCGCTGTTTTATAAATTTGTGAGGGGTTTGATTGTTAATTACTATTACAATGCGTCGAATTTTAGTCCTTCTGTCTATGGCGCTTCACTTCAGCGTCCAAGGTTTGTCCCAGGTACTATTTTCTTCTGTTTCATGtcttttttgatttgttagactggaagttttaatgtttaatgttGGGGCTTacagtttttttgtttgttttatcgGATTTTACGGTGATGTAGTGATGCTCGTTGCTTTAGAACTAGTGTGTAAGGCCTTGCATTATGTTAAAAGTGAACTTTGAGGGATAGTGAGTTAATTGCTAGGCTGAAATCTTTTCAATATTTTGCTTATGGCTGAAATTTATGTTGATCGAATGcgagctttaaaaaaattaaatttgtatcTGCAATTGCATAAGCATATGTGAAGCAAGCTGATCCATACATTTCCAAGCTAAGTTTTTTCGCTGATTCCAGTATGATGTCTATGAATTACAATGACATCTAAACCAAGACgcatttgttttgttgttggtAGAATGTGCAATAtgcaattttcttcttctcttagtTGAGCATTCTTATAAAAATCGTGTTGATTCTACAACCCTATTACTTACCCTTGgccagatttttcttttttatcctttggaGAGTGGTTTTGATCGATCTGGTTGCTGGTTACAGGTAAACatggaaacaaaatacatttggATAGTGAAACACATCTTTTCTTGTACCAATTGGTTGGTACTTGGGGTCAGATTCTCTTTCCGAAACCTTGGAAAGAGTTTAGGTTGTGGTATGATCTGCACAAGTCCAAGGGCATCAAGCCATTTCTTGATGGAATGGTAATCTTATgacatcccccccccccccccctcccttcACGTTTgctggttgaattttttttctctgtctaAATCTAATATCATGCAGGTGACTAATGGGTGGTACAAAAGGATGGGAGAAAGAATCTGGACTCCTTGGTTCATTAAATTCATCTACTCTAGAGGTTATTTTAATATCTACACAAATTTTCAGCATGAGAGAGCACTCAGTGTCTCTCACAGGGATGCTGGTGTTAACTATGGGAAAACTGCTGGGCCTGACTCCCAATTATTGGACGGAAGTTCTCTTGACTTCAACTTACTGGAAATGCAACCACTGAGTAATCTGAAATGGTATGATTACTGCTTTAGAGAAGTTCTTTCTGGAAGGATTGGAAGGACCTTGGATGAAGTTGGGTCTATTCTTCGGACTGTGCAGAAAGATCGGAGTGTTCTGCTTGTGACTATATTTGGGGAATCAGGCACAATCACGAGGAACATGCTTTGCCACTTGGAGAGGCTAAATATAAGGAACTATATATTGATAGGCCCTGGGTCTGACTTTCTATTTGATCTTGCTAGAAGAGGGCATCCTGTGATTGATGCTGACCAGTTTTTCAATTATCTCAGAGCACAGAGAGTAATGGGATTTCAACACTCCAGTGCAGAGCTGATGAAGAACGTTTTAGTGAATGGTTATGTAATCAAGAAGTGTTTAGAAGATGGGTATGATTCTTTGACAGTGGATGCAAACGTGCTTTTCCTCAGTAAAGTTCAAGAGTTCATTAATCCTTCCAGTGACATGTGTGCTGGGAAGAGCTTgggatttttctttgttaggaGCTCTTCTTCTGCTCAAGAAATTTGGGCTGATCTCCTGAAGAAGGTAGCTGCCACAATAGGTAAGGGTTCGTTACAGGGAGAGAGCACAAATTTTGTATACATTGTGGTGAAATTCTTGGAACAGAATGGTGCAGGAATTCTCAGGGTTGATGAGGCAAGCATTGGCATCCAGATTCGTGCCAATGCTTTTAACCAATCATCTTTGGAGGCTGGGAAGAAAATGGTTTATTGGTCTACAGACACAAGTTTGGATTTGATTCAAAGGCGGCTTCAAGAATTGAGTTTGTGGGTTGTAGATGGTGACTCTTCTTGCACTGCTGTTGTTTGTCATGTGTCATAGCATTTAGTGCTGGACAGATTTTGTTTAACCGATTTTCTTTGTACAATACGTTGAAATATTACTGATATTCTTTTGCACGCATTTCATACCAAATGTAACCTCtattgtattataaatttttggaaaaattaaaagaaagaaattggcCATGGAGAAACATCGCAGCTCCAAACTTATCTGCACTGGAATATTGCAAGTGTAATGATGGTTTTATTacttaatctaaaaaatttaacattaattatcaagaataatatttattattattattattatattagctTAGAGATAATTTGTTATtcgaataaatataaaataaataaaaatacaagaaaaataggTATTTGTACAACACTGAGAGGAGCTTGTGCAACATCGAGAGGCGCTTGAAAAGTATTCATGCACTATGGGCAACCAGTGCGAGGTCTTTTAgcatccaaaaatatatttctgtCATGTCATTGTGTTTTCTTTCATGTGGAGCGGCATATATCGACATTGATGATCTAGTTTGTTGTCAggaacttttcttcttttttttttttactctttgtTCCCATGAAAATTTTAACtttaccttcttttttattgatattttaacttcagtttttattttttattttttattttttgttattggcTCTTTTGTAGAAGTTTCAtttgctttcaattttgttattcaatttcaatttactaaatattatatttttcaatttgatccttatttatttgatttctatttttttttcttgatcattttgtaaaagttttattggtttttaattttattatttaattcaaattgatggtattatatttttcaatgtgaccctcatgtaaaaattattattctttttaatttcattcttcaatcaaatataatatttattttatatttcaattttgatattcattcttttaattgttattttttttaatcttttcatataattaaaattattttttcaatttcatccttcagtaTTTGACTATttaagaattagacttcatggttttttcatatAAGATACTTCAAGTCTAATAATCCAGATCATAGGTATGAAAAGTTaacacgagttttttttttaaagaaaactgtataattcttttttatttttttatcaggttattctaatctcatgatctaaaccgcgtgtttaataaaatatctcaGATTGGTTAAGTTCTAATTAGTGATTACCAGATTACAAACTTGTCATTCCGctataaacatgtttttcatttatataagCAGAttgcatataaaatttattccacaataattttagcaaaatatattttttaaaaaaaaaactacaactaaaattatctattttcaaaatatttttttaaactataagtCTATAACCACAAAAATTAGCAAAGTATCATCACACATTACATCCAAAACCGAAAGGGAGCTATAATGCTTTTAAGGGTTGTGCTTGTGCACATTCGATTTGCAAACATTggataatgaattaagaaatCTGCAAATCGAAGACCTGAATCAGCACCCACCATTCTCTCTCCAGATACAAAAGCATGAGCCTCGTCATCAATCTGAACCCAGCTGCAACCGGGATTTTTCTTTGCACCCCTTGATTCCATCAGCTCCCTTGCCTGGTTTGCCACGTCACATTTTCCAGCTTCTGCCTCCATGTTTGAAAGAATGCTTGGGTTTCAACTTAAATAAATGCTCAGTCGCCCGACGAGCCAATTCAATTTTCCCACGTATTCAGCATGCCCCAAGCAAAGCGCCGGCAGCCGGTTCAATGGGTAAGCTTTCAATGAGTTTTACTGCTTCCTCCATGAATCCAGCCCGGCCACGGAGATCGGCCATAAAAGCATAATGCATCTGCGTTGGCTTATTATTTTGGGCCTGCATATGCTCAAAATATTTCCCCCCCTCTTCAACTAGCGCACCATGACTACAAGTTGACAGGACCGCAGTTCTTGAGACTGGATCATATTCCACTTGCTTCAAAAAGATTGATAGCAACAGTCAATTCAGCCAGCATTCCATAACCTGAAATCATAGAATTCCAAGAGGCCGCATCCTTGCTTGGAATTCGATTAAAGACCTTAGCAGCAGCAAGATCAATTCGTCCAAATTTTATACATGATTGTAGACTTCTGAAAAGGGTGGTTCCGGCTTCTGAAAAACCAGCAATGGTTGTACCATATAAATGATTTGAGTCGACTCATTCTCAAGACTCGAAGCATTCGGCTAAAGAAATATGCATTGATGATCTAAAATAATGGCGCGATTCAACTTCAACTACCTTGACCACGCAGACGTTTCagcaaccatttttttcttaatcgaTCATTCAATTTCATGAACATTCTGGCGCTCTTATCATCAGAAGAAAGATATTCAAAAGCCCCAATAATGAGATCATCGTCAAAGCCTGGTATTCTCTTCACCATCTCAAACACTTCATCCAAACACACATTATTCATTTCTGTCAATGCATCAGCAATCCTACCAACGTTTGTGGCAATGGCACTCATCATCTCTATCATAAAATCAGCGTCACGTCTTCTCTTGGAAGGCTGCTCGGaatgtgatgatgatgaaggcCTGGCCCTTGTTTGCTGAGATGACTCTTGGTCATCATCACCAACATCATGTTTCGTATATATCTTCATAGACCAGCACATGCGATGGGATCCCCATGAGGTCTTCGTTGCTCTGTATGGGATCCGCCACGACTTTAGAACCAGTTTCAGCCCCATTTCCATTTGGCTGCTCATGGCCAATTATAATATGCAACTCAATGAAGTTCTCAATAGTTTTTTTCCCGCAAATGCTTCGCATCATAATTCTCTGAACTGAAACATTCAcgcagaaataaaaaatgaatcatgAATACATGTAGAGCAAAATCACGAGTAAAATAGAAATAGTTAGCTCCACTATAACTATCTGCAATGATGCTCCCTCCAAATGTCTCTATGATGCGTGTATACTATTAATTTGAGTGATTTTTACAGttggaaagaaaaccaaaaaggaGAAGGCAAGATACAATCAAAATCACATTTGTAACtcattcaaaatcattttatctGTGGCGTGAAAGAAATTGGTTTCTGATTCACCATGTCAAATACTCCCTTGATGACACATTGTCATACCATCAAATCCCCTGATACAAATGCATTCAAGTACAGAGGATGAAATGTACCTTAATGTACTCTTTTCATTTGGAGTCACTAGCCATAACCATCTTTTGTCTCCCATCCCTCTCAAACCCTCCATGAGCAAGCCCGAACACTGTGGCGTGCTCCCAATGTTTGGGCTTGGATGTCAAGCCCGAGCTCATGGGGCACCACACCCATGCGTGCTTACAAGGGTGTTTGGCGAGGTCCCAACACTTAGGCTCGAGGGTGTTGCTCAAGCCCACAAGGACACTTGGCATGCACTCAAAGACTGGGCTAGGGTGCTACATCGAATCCCATGGGTGTTGGTATGTGCCTGAGCCCATAACCATTATTTGGATCCAAAGCATGTTTTCAACGTCTCTTCAAGGTATTAAAACATGCTTGagctaattaaaaaacatttttataaatCCTATTCCATCATGAACAAGACAATAATCTAGTGGAATATGAGACAAATGGTGGCTTCCTATATTTGGTTTCTGGTCACTTGGATCTGCATAGTAACACTGTCTCCACTGTACGCACAAATGGCAGAGCATTcttaacaaaatcaagaaaaaagatagGCACGTGCTTAGATCTGGAAACATAGTATGCGAAGTGATGGGCAGTGAGTCATGGCATGTGAACGAGACATGTGAGATGCCTTTCTTATGACAGAAAAAGAAGGGGATCCAATTAGCCTTCTGATGGAAAATCGGACCACGGCTCCTCCTATGCTCTCCGTCAGGTGGTGTTGATAGGCAGGAAAAAATGGACGGCATGATAGCTCTAATGTCTGCTGCAGATGGTAAACTGCAATATGCCctcttgctttttttatttagatgcGTGGATTAATTTGTTCCTTGCAAGATCGGAAGAAAcgggaaaagaagaaaaaataatgttcagGACAGCAAGACCTGGCAATGAATCTTGTAAGACAGATAAACTCCATGTGAAATAACGTGCTACCTGCTGAATTGTCAGCAATTTATGTAGCTATGGACATTATCACTTGGATGAAGAAGGAACAAGAATTATACCCATACAACTTGCTTTGAAAAGCTTAAGCTCCACCAGATTTTGATCCTCGTGCTTCGGATGTACAAGAAATGGTAGTGCATTCCAAAAGCCAAACGTGCATTCGGTCAAATGACATACCAGGCTCCATTTGCTTTTTGGCTGCTTTCTTAATTATCCTATCTGCTATTTTCAGACCAAAATATGACAGTGACAACGCTCTCCGAATTTCAGTTCTTGGGCTGAAttcttgtatttaattaatctcGTTTTATACTGCTGATCTTGATTCCTAGAATAAACAAAAGATACGTGTATGTTATTGTCATGCTGGAATATGACAATGGACTTTGGATTTATGGCCCAACCGAAGCAAATCTAAGAACGAACAACGTCTTAAGACGGCCATGAGCATGTATGGTGGGCTTAAAAGACATCATGGGCTGAGTGGTCGTGCAGAAACACACCGAGAGTGGAGGAATTATAGTGTTTTACTCCTCCGTGACCCGCCTACATTGTGGgctgaaaaaaaatcttaatattaaaaaaatcaagagacatcagacatgttttaaaaaagcaagaaaaaatcaGGATTTCGGTCATGGACCTGGGTGGgttaaataagattattttattCCACGACATTAGATGGATAgtacaaagaaacaaaaaggaatgataatagtaaaaaaaataaaaataaaaataaaatgatgatgaaaatacaTTTCAATCTAACTAAGGCcaacacaaagaaaataaaaaataaaaggggaagaAATGATCAACCAAATCTGAGTACACTTGTCGTTATGTAACACATACATATGCATGAggtcttgataatttttaaagagatataaaagaaagaatgggATGCAAAGtgtcaagataaaaaaaccaatatcatCCAAGTCAACCTTTCAAACTCATTACCTCGATCATGAGCTCGGTTTAACTTTATTGACGATAACCATGAATCTTAATTTGCAACAGACATGatatcaaataatgaaattaatttttttttaacaaaaatccccaagaaaaattagtaatataaaagaacaaaaaccaaatgttcaacaaaaaaatcaggGTGAAAAGGACATTGATTCATTTAATGgtgaaattagagaaaaaaacattttacaacaGAAATCATATCaaggatttaaaattaaaataatagggatcaaatttgaaatcataacaaaaatagagaaaaaataatatttcaaagttagaggatgaaaatgaaaaaaaatcaatttgataaaaagccctgaaataaaaaaaatagtaatataaaaaaatgaggactaaatgcaaataaaaaaccacGTGGgtaaataacattaattaatcaaagagagaaattgaaagaaaaaaaaaacccaacaattcacaaaagaattcaaaacaaaaactcaaaatcaaaagaaaatggatcaaatataaaatagaaaaaaaaacatttcaatgttaaaggatgaaattgaaaacaaagaccccaaaaccaaaaaaaaatagtaatattaaagaatgagaaccaaacgttgaacaagaaaaatagGGGTGGGGTGAACATTCATTAAttcaagggtaaaattgaaaagaaaatcaaatatttctaaaaaaaatcaaaagaaaaacctgaagtcaaaagaatgatgatcaaactTGAaactaagagaaaataaaaggaaaaaaaacatttcaataaaggatgaaatttaaaagaaatttaaaatttataaaataaattaagataaaaatcatacaatcaaaagtaaaaaaattgaataaaatattaaaataaaataaaaggacaataTGAATTTTCTGATTTACATCATGTTTTTTCAGGgcaaagaggaagaaaaagtgaagaaagaaagaaaaaatagtaatataaaatattgtattttaacccgaaataagaaatttaattcacaCATAAACTACATCTCTTGCCATCTAATGTCCCGACAAAGGAAATATTACCAGCCTGGAAATGAAGGGCATAAACATACACAGATCATTGACCATGGGCCATAAATCATTGACCATGGGTTATGGGTGTTTTTCGACTAAATTAATTGGtaatatagtaataattatttttaaaagtattttttattttaaa is a window encoding:
- the LOC7463874 gene encoding uncharacterized protein LOC7463874; this encodes MVGPPRHLLLPIILTSIGAVILFSLHQSTHPIPNPDFIPINTLIKTPNPQFTPQDFTFLIKVLAFNRLDSLSRCLNSLSAANYGGDTVHLHIHIDHFALTNEPINVIDKKLEESRKVLNFIDGFDWKFGNKVVHYRTNNVGLQAQWLEAWWPSSDHEFAFIVEDDLEVSPLFYKFVRGLIVNYYYNASNFSPSVYGASLQRPRFVPGKHGNKIHLDSETHLFLYQLVGTWGQILFPKPWKEFRLWYDLHKSKGIKPFLDGMVTNGWYKRMGERIWTPWFIKFIYSRGYFNIYTNFQHERALSVSHRDAGVNYGKTAGPDSQLLDGSSLDFNLLEMQPLSNLKWYDYCFREVLSGRIGRTLDEVGSILRTVQKDRSVLLVTIFGESGTITRNMLCHLERLNIRNYILIGPGSDFLFDLARRGHPVIDADQFFNYLRAQRVMGFQHSSAELMKNVLVNGYVIKKCLEDGYDSLTVDANVLFLSKVQEFINPSSDMCAGKSLGFFFVRSSSSAQEIWADLLKKVAATIGKGSLQGESTNFVYIVVKFLEQNGAGILRVDEASIGIQIRANAFNQSSLEAGKKMVYWSTDTSLDLIQRRLQELSLWVVDGDSSCTAVVCHVS